Genomic segment of Candidatus Lernaella stagnicola:
CGACCTTTCTACCAGAGTCTTTTCCCGGACTAGAGCTTGAAGACCAAAATCAGACTGATCAGCAAGCTGTAAATGACCAAGGACTCGATCAATGCGAGGCCGAGGATCATCGGGGTGAAGACCTTGTTGTAGGCGCCGGGATTCCGGGCGATACCTTCGATCGCGGCGGCGGCGGCACGGCCCTGTGCAAGGGCGCCACCAAACGCGGCAATCGCGATACCCAGACCACAGCTTAGGGCGATCATGCTTTTCACACCGGTGTCCAGCTTCTCTCCGTCCTGCGCCAACGCCACACCCGCGAACAGTACGATGGAGAAAGCTACGATGCCCATAAGAATGACGGTCTTTTTCATCGGACCTACCTCCCTTTCGGGAATGGAAACGCGGCCGGTCCATTCCAGCCGCGAAAAATAACTAATGTTCCTTCGCTGTCGCCAAGCCGATGTACACCATGGTCAGCAGTGAGAAGACCAGGGTCTGCACGATGGCCACCAGCGTACCCAGGGCCAAAAACGGCAGCGGGTAAATCAACGGTACGGCGA
This window contains:
- a CDS encoding ATP synthase F0 subunit C, which produces MKKTVILMGIVAFSIVLFAGVALAQDGEKLDTGVKSMIALSCGLGIAIAAFGGALAQGRAAAAAIEGIARNPGAYNKVFTPMILGLALIESLVIYSLLISLILVFKL